Part of the Periophthalmus magnuspinnatus isolate fPerMag1 chromosome 18, fPerMag1.2.pri, whole genome shotgun sequence genome is shown below.
TCGGAGGAACACACTGCTATGTTTGGTCCTTCAGTATGATCCAAGTTAAGGAACAGAGTTATAATTAAGGTTAAGAAATGGGTATTGTTAAGGTAAGGGTAAGGAAAATAACTAAGGTTAGAATTAGGAACATGCATTAGTTTATAGTTAACTTGGTAAAAATTATAAATTTGTCATTTACAAGCAAAATGCAAATCTATCTAGCGCTAACCATATAAAAGCAAGTAAAAGTTAATTTAGTGGGACATTTCTGCAAAGCTTGTCGTAAGTGttgtacatttacttttcagataaattaaataatgGCACCTAATCCTGCTTCAGTCAGCAACAAAACAATGGAGTATGTTAGCCAGAAAGGTATTTTTACTAGTCCTTCTTTGGCCGTATTCTCTGGAGTAGATGATGGTTGCATGCATTCTTGGCTTCTATCTTGTAACTCTATGCCAGACATCTATAACAACTAAATCAATATGGCACTGTAATTCAGGCCAGGCAGCTGTCCCTCTGTTTGATGTTTCACTGTCTTTCTAATGGTCTTCTTACCTTCTGGTCTGTCATCAAAGTCTTCGTCCTCTTCCTCGGAGCCCACTGAGTACTCGGACTGATTGTCTGAAATGTCAGCGTGCCACTCTGCAACAGGACAGTAGTAGAGAGCTATTGGGCTACTGCCATTCATTCTAACTgcacattttcttagcaaactGTGGGGGATCATAGACGTCATAAATCCTAATAGAACCAAATGGCTGAAAAGTAAGGTTTGACTTTTAAATCCTTGGCCGCCCTGAAGAATTTTAAACTGTTCTTTTACGACAGACATGATGTTATTACTACACTGTACCGGTAATTCAAATGTTAACTCAAAAGCTTTTTTACTCAAATGACTTTTCAAGATCACTGCATCCAAGCTAAATGGCATCCCTACCTTGATCCTCCTGCGCTGCATCATTGTAGTTGACAGGCTTGCGGTTTCGTTTTCCTTTGCCCAGTTTGCTCGCAAGATCTTCTTGTTGTTGCTCATAGTGATGCCGCAATAGCTTCTCCCAATAATCTGGATCCACATTCTCCTCCTGTTTGATGATCTCCCGTTCGATCTCCTCAATCTACAGAATAAACAGTTTAGTGACTAATTCCTTAAGGCATATAAGAATCTTAAATGTTCCACACATTTATGGATTCAacatatttgattatttaaaacaacaaattccAAGTTTTTTGAATGACCATGGCAATAAAACCTTTTCTGTTGCTTTTAATTGTTTTgccacaaaaactattacaagcattaattacattttatagcATGGTCCCACTAAGTTATAATTTTATCTTCACAATTTTACAGTAACAATAGGAGCTCTACATGTGTATTTAGTTTCATcagataaacatattttatttgttcccATGTTTTTGGCTAGAGAAAGACAAATGATAATTCAGAGTGCTAGCATAGCATGTCCTTACCTTATCCTCCTCTCGGACCATGTACTGGGCCACTTTGAAGGAGCTGAGGTACTCGTTCATGTTCTGAACATCTGTGTCATCTGTGGCATCTTGACTTCGGTCCAGCAGCCTCTCAATGGCAGCACTATCATAGTGAATTACATTGCCTTCATCCTCAGCTTTATCTGCAGAGGGTTTCTTCATACCTGCCACAGTATTTGTCCAAAGAAATATTGCAAAGTAATTTATAATATAGTCACAAGAGTGGAAAATCTAAAGGCCAACATATTTATATACAGTTGAATGATAAAGTAAGTTTATTCACATGGAAGAATACCAGATATTAACTGTAACGTAATGATTTATGGAAATACTGCAGCCTGTGTCACCTTCTCCGTCATCCTTGAAGAGCTCCTCTGTTCCAAATTTGAGGATGTCATCCAGTTCCTGTTTGGACATGGATCCTGCTTTGGACCCCAGCCCTGGCCGCACCACCAGGTGGGTCAGCATCATTTTCCTTTTGGCCACCTGCGTGATGCGCTCCTCCACACTCGCGCGAGTAACAAAGCGGTAGATCATCACTTTGTTGGCCTGTCCAATCCGATGAGCTCGACTGAATGCCTttgggaggaggaagaaaggtaAAAACAAAGGATTAAGTAAAAACAAGTAGATCACCTTATTTCATGACGTCATAGTCTTACCTGTATGTCATTGTGAGGGTTCCAATCAGAGTCAAAGATGACAACAGTGTCGGCAGTGGCCAAGTTGATACCTAATCCTCCAGCTCTTGTTGACAGCAAGAAGCAAAACTGACAAGCACCAGGAGCTGGGGGAAAAAGTGTGAGAAGATAAATAATATCTAACTAAACATGTAAAAGACTCAAATCTGTTGTTCAAGTAGAACACTGTAATACAGTTAAACTCAATGCAGTGGAATTTGCATTGATGGCTGTCAGTATCTCACCATTAAAACGATCAATGGCCTCCTGTCTCAGAGCTCCTGTGATGCCTCCGTCAATCCTCTCATATTTGTAACCTTCATGGTCCAGAAAGTCTTCTAACAAGTCCAGCATCTTTGTCatctataaacaaacaaacacaacagcgtTGATGCTTTTCCTCTACATATGACAACCCACCACAGCTGTACTCCAGTCTGCAGCTGAGCCCCAGGGGTTGTATGGGAATAACAGAACATCTGTGGTGAGAGGTGGCCATCTGGTGAGTGTGTGTAGTACAACCTGTGGCCACAcacatttgtgtttgtggatTGGGCAGTACCTGAGAGAAAACCAGTACTCGGTGGCCCTGCTCTTTTAGTTTCCTCAACATTTTCTGCAACAGCATCAGTTTCCCAGAGGCCTTAACAAGAGCTGACCCCTCGTAAGCACCATTGGGAGTTTTTTGGGCTTCCTATAAAAAACAAGTGAGACAAGAGGATGAAAATTTGAACATTACCAATTTTCACCACAGGGTGTCACTGCTACCAATGTTATTCACCGGAAATATCAGCGTATCAAATGTAGTAGAATGGTAGAGTTGAGCTCACCATGGAAGCACTGGGAAAGAGGTAGGGATGGTTGCAGCACTTCTTTAGGTCCATCATAATGTTGAGCAGGGAGACTTGGTTTCCTCCACCTTTTGAGTTGAGAGCCTCAAAATTCTTGGTCAAAATAAGCTTGTAATATTTCCtaagtaaaaatatgtattttacttttctgtcatATGTATTTATTCTAAATTCTGTTTATATAGCCTTTTTGTTATTGTCAATATTAATAGGTGTCTTACTTCTGCATTGGGCTGAGCTCCACTCTGACGATCAGTTCTGTTTTTGCAGGCATGTTCTTGAAGACGTCAGCCTTGAGCCGCCGCAACATGTGAGGTCCCAGTAGGTCGTGAAGCTTTTTGATCTGGTCCTCTTTGGAAATGTCAGCAAACTCTTCGAGGAAGCCCTCGAGATTACTAGAGAAAGAGAGTCAAATAAATGACTTATTGACAGAAATGGCAAATGTGAAGTAAAATAAGGAGCTGGGACAAACTTGAAGCGGTTGGGAGTGAGGAAGTTAAGCAAGTGAAACAACTCCTCCAGGTTGTTCTGCAGAGGTGTTCCTGTCAACAACAGCTTATGGTCGATTTTATAGTCATTCAAACGCCTGAAAAACTGCAGGACAAAGGCAGATTACAAAACATTCAAACGTTGGTAAACAATTAATTAATCCATTTAACACTACCTTGGACTGGTTATTCTTCAGGCGATGAGCCTCATCCACCACTAGACACGCCCAATCGATTGACTTGAGTGCTGTTTGGTCGATAGTCACTAGTTCATAGGAAGTCAGCAGCACATGGAATTTGATAGGAGCCTCTCTCTGCagcatgtaaaaataaagtttgtatAAAACATATATCAAAAAACTTTAAATAGTTAATTACATCCACACTGCTCTATATATGCTATATGagtataatatatatttcaGTACTCACTCGTACTTTGAATGTCTTTTTTCCTCCTTTGACTGCATTATCGTCAAATGAAAACTCATTTTCCCTGATTATTGCTCGACTGTCCTTATCCCCTGTGTATGTGACCACATAAAAGTCAGGGgcccacatttcaaactctctCTCCCAGTTGATGATGGTGGAAAGTGGGGCGCTTACAAGGAATGGACCCTTTGTATGGCCCTAAAACAGAAAGAATACTTAACAACAAATCTTTTGATGTACTTGTTTCTTAGCTTCCTCAGTTTTAGTACCTCCTTAAAAAGAGAGTAAAGGAAGACAATGGTCTGGATTGTTTTGCCGAGACCCATTTCATCGGCCAGGATGGTGTCTGTGCCCTGAGCCCATGAGAATCGCAGCCAGTTCAGACCCTCCAGCTGGTACAGGTGCAGAGTGCCCCCTGTTGATGTGACAAAGTCTGGCTGTTCCTCATATTTTATTGTTGGCTAAAATTAAATGGGTATTAATTAAGAGGCTGGGTAAATGTCAACAATTAGTTGTAATTGTTGCAAAGCTTTATACACACATCATTGACTGGAGAAGGAATAGAGCTGTCATCCCCATCTTCATTCTGAGTTCGGTTTCTCATTTTCCTGGGCTTGTCTGGGTCATCCTCTTTCATTATGTTATCCCTAAAAGACAAAGCACAAGTGAACAAGCATACACATCAAAACATTGATGACTTTTTATATGACTTATCTGACAGAAGATGAAGTACAGAAAGATCAAATATATACATTCTATATTGTATAGTGAATAACTATATTTATACATATGACACTCATATGCCAGGACATATGCCAGGACTGCATATAAGACACTGCAAAATGCTAATTGTGTGGAAATATAGtgtaatcatcatcatcattgcaAATGAGAAAGTGTTCTTAATTGAACTTGGTAAAATATTGAAATCACATCAGGACTTGTGGTGTAAAACAAAAGCAGGTTACCAACAGATGTACTACTAATGCtacaaggaaaaacaaactgggactaaactttaTGTAACCAAAAAGCACTTAATACACACTGTAGAGCTGGTAAAGTCATGTGAAAAAGATGCACTTTTTTGTGTAGTAAAATCTACCTATGTCTCCAGTAGGCAGCTTTGTAAATTTCAAAGTCAGGGATATCCATGTCATCTCTCTCCCAGGTGCATTGGTCATACGTCAGGTCTCTCCATTTCACCAGGTAGTGGTACATGCCCTTCTTATCCACACTGGAAGATACATAAAACAAGTTCAAATGAAGGAAAGCACACAAAGGCTCAGTGGGTTGATTGGGTTTTCTTTGTGGCCAGTCCCAGATTCTGGAACAAACTGCTCCCTGGTATATGCACTATCACAGACTTCAGCATTtttaaatccaagctcaaaaCCTATTTATTCAGCCTTTTAACACTCAGCAATGCAGTGACACTTAgcacagtttgttttgttaattaactgtttaaaGCTTAGCATGTTTTGACACTGTGTTGATTTATTGGAAAGCCTTTTGGCCACCTTGAATGTTGTAAagggctctataaataaagagtGATTGATAAACATGTAAAGTAACAAAAGTGTATTACCTGTGGTTTATGATGCGATGTATGATCATCCATTCTGGCTTGATGCCATATTTGTAGTATTTATCTTCCAACATAGCATACTGAGGATCTTTGGCCCTTCTTTTCTCACTCTTAACTACACCATTCTCATCCTCATTCCCTGACCCATAATCCAGACTGGGTGGCTCGTCCATGTCTGTCTTCCTCTGGTAATTTCGGTACATCACTGAGTGGAAAATCTCCAGCTGGAGAAATATATCAAATAGAAGTTAGGCAAATAAAGTCAAAAGCATACAGgtagcttcagaaagttacaACTAAATTCACTGTGACAAACATGgagtattttgattgattttaatTGAAAGATGGATAGATCACAATCTAAACTTTGGTCAATCTCGATGATTTGGGAAGCACATTTTAATCAACAGGTCTAATAGCCAAACCTGTGGCAGTAAGAACACATACTACTGAAGAGTTACCGCTCACTTGTTTAGGTGAAAGCTCTGAGTCAGGGCCACAGCACGTCTCTTTATGTCTCCTCATGTGTCACGTGTTTTGACTTAAATCTGACACCCTGTTCTTTATACCTAAAGTCCACATGTCTATGGTTTCAATAAGATGgaagaaaatgtaattgaaaaacAAGACTGATCAATATGGGGAAAAGATTGGggtttttttgccaatcttatTCAGCCCTATGTGGGAGAATGGGTGACGtagtaaggagggttcaaatagggtctGTGAGAGATCTCTAAATGactgaaacatgcatagatgGCATCTAAAATATcatgcatatttttgatgagggaacaacgttataacatccTAAAAATAAAcgatcaattttgcataataacccCTCTATATAGCGCATtgataatgtagtaataatcaaTTTGTTTGACAGCCCCTGAGCATTGTGCAGGCTTGCCGTACAGCTGGACATTCTCACCTGCAGTTCTGTGATCCATGTGCAGTGCCAGTAGGACTGACCAGCCAACTTCACAAAGAACTCCCTCTCAGCTCTGCCTTTCATGGGGGGCGGAAGGGGGGCATCTGGGGGGGCATCAGGAGCAGGAGGCACTGGGATGGACGGAGGCGGTTCACCCCACCGCCAATGGAGAATTTTCTGAACACGACCTTTGATAGGTGGACACTAAgaagacaataataatagtggaataaatattttcttgtggaacatttcatcataGAACTGCATAAAGTATATttctttaaacataaaaaaaacaaaacatttttgagTAGAGAATTTAgttttagcaaataaaaataggaaCTGCATAAAATATGCATATGTcttataaaataaaaccaaagcaGAGTGAAATACTATAAAAGTCAAACTAAGATTAAGACAGCTTAGTCATATAGAAGTCCATTTTTATTGCATATATGAAGGATTCTTGTTCTTAAACCCCAGCCTGAAAACAGACAACCAAATGATATCTGTTTCCATCATAAATCCATTAGAAGACCATAAATTCTACATTTGGAAGCTCTAAGTATCACTAAATAAGCCCCAGTGAAGCAGTAGAACAATTAAACTAGGGGAGAAAGTACAGTGAGTCCTGAATAAGACATAAACAGTAATGAAATTAAAGGAAGAGGAGCAGCTTACAGTGCATCTGGGACATAGCCACTCCCCGTTGGGGATCTCTGGCAGCGGTGGGTTGAGGCAGTGAATGTGGTAAGAGGAGGTGCAAGTGTCACAGCATAACAGTTCGCCGCCGTCTTTACAAACTCGGCAGAACTCCATGTGgtcgtcctcctcttcctcgttgCCGGTCACCATGCCAACGCTCACCTCCGAAATCACTCGGTCCTCGCTGTCCTCCTCAAAATCCTCAAAGTCATCATCTTTAGCCTCCCATTGGATTCCCTCTTTTTCCTGGCAAAGGGAAACATATATGTTAGGATAAGCATAGTAGGTAGGCCTGAGGGAGAAAAGACAACAATGAGAGCCAATTaaagattttgttttatattaaaagGAGGTGTTGTTTTTCTGTAGGGTAGTCAGATGGTTTGGATAACATGTAAAAAGACAGGAGAGTTAATAAATAGGTAGAAGCATGCTGAAGTTAAAAAGCTTCTGGGCAGGATGCCTAGAAGAATATCAAAGATTAGGAAGTCATAAACTTGGTGGATGTGAGAGGATGAAGATCACAAGCATAGATTGAGACAGATTATTCACTGTGCTGCAAAGAAAATAGttaattataaatgtatttattttttcattagtttacaAACTTATTTAAACAGTCCAGATTGTAGCTAAACATTGGCAGCTCTGAAGGGACACACTGCTGTCTGTACACAATGATGAAAATAGGTCAGAGAATGAGATCATCTTACAATAACaaggttattttatttataactacAATTCATAGACAACTTTTATggaattgtaaaaataataaaaaataaaatatggaaTTAGTTCATTCAAGCAagatatatattataattgaagaacaacattacacacaatagtgtaaaaaaatataaacaaagtaTCTACATTAATGtaatttattcagttcagttctgTCCAGTAGCTTGATATTCAACAAGTAAAAGAAATCTACCAAAATGAATCACACATGTACCACTATATGGTATCTATAGAAAGAATAATTGTCATCTACTGTCACACGACAAAGAGTTAAATCAATGAAATGCAAAAACCtctatattttttcatatatttgcaCATGATATAGAAGGTATCatggtattgatactttgcagctgatgtcatcactaTTCCCTGGGGGgttgatgctaactgtaggcactgctctgtctcaagatctgttactcaagttagactttaatttaaaatttcttttaacacaattaaaaccatttaaaacaattttctatttttttcagaGTTTTAGACTATTTAAAAACCTGTCTGACTGTTTTctctaatgtgtgcattgtgtcaatATGGTAACTGCTGAGCTTTCAGCCACAGACATACAtgaagaacacccccagtgtgatgccATTGCAAATTATCAATAGGTGTTTCTGATTTTACTTACACAGTGTGGACAGCTCCATTTGCCCTCAGGGGCCTTGTCAAGCTCGGGCTCCAAGCAGACAAGATGATAGGCCCTGGGACAAGTGTCACAAAGGATGATCTCTCCACCTTGCTGACACACCTCGCAGTAGTCCTGGTGGTCCGTCTCATAGCCATCTGCCTCCTCATCACCGAGAACAGGAAGCAGGTCTGTGTGTAGATAGCTTGTATTAATAGATCATTTTACTTTGTCGTAGCTGATAATATACAATTGTGCATATGCATAAATGACCTGTGGATTTATGCTTActagtcttcttcttcttctttgcaGGCCGTCCACGCTTGTTCTTTTTGATTCGTCCAGAGCTGTCAGATCGAACGGAGGAGCTGTGAACACTGGAGTCCTCCTGCTCAGACTCATCCTCCTCCATATCATCACTCTGAAGGGAACACATTGAAGAGTTTAAAGCTgagctattatgcaaaatcaactttttaacaCTGTCTTCTTCAGCcttttgaagttgtatttagagtgatccatgcatgtttgagtaatcttcatACTCCTGTAttaaagatgccattttgccaatcaactcccattttcaccaccaccggtatacattgctctgtacttacttcgttctccaattttattttcttaatcagtgatacacataggatttagACAgtgtaatcattttggtacataTGAAAACAAATCTGTGACTCGCTAGCATGgtctgcagctatccatgggAGGTGCCCACAACTGtgtgactctttgttgtgatgaggtttATGGTAATGgtggctcccattgggcaccacagctTTATAACGCAAAGGTCAGTGAGTTTGTTTCACTTATTAAGTTCTTTTagatcaaaattgcaatttaaaatgtccaaattataacaaaattatCCTTGTGTGTCatacattataactatatagcagacaaaagcacaatatatcttctttaagAGACATGATTTCAACAAACCTGTTCAATTATGTGTTTGTGCTACTCACAGAGCAACTCCTTTTCGTCTTGGCTCCTATAGGTGATAGCTTGATACGAATCGGTGCCATCTTTTTAGCCTTAGCGAGAGCTTTTTTCTTATCTGGGACACGTGGACTTTTGCTGCGCTTCTTATAGCCTGGCCCTGGAGAATATAACATAAGGGAACACATGGAATAAATGAGATATGTTTTGTATACTGCTAGAAATAAggttagatgaatattgtgtaaAATGATCTACATCTTTAATctatctttaaataaatactttgtctacaaatgctgttttctgtataaataattgtttttaaacATGTAGTCTATTAAGTGCAGTTTAAGTTTAAGATACTTAAcaatacataatagttttgagagcttttgccatgccccctttttagtcgactatcTGATTCACAGGACATGCATTTAGTGGACAGTGAATTAGCCATATACCTTTGCCATCTTTGGTCTTGGCTTTGCGGATGGGCGGAGGCTGTGGAGGGGGTTCTGGAGAAGCAGTGGCTGCAGAGACCTGCTCAGCAACAGCAATGGCGGCAGCGGCTGCAGCGGctgcaacagcagcagcattcCCTTTGAATGGATTGTTTGAGCTAAACTCCCTCCATTTGGCCCCCAGGATGGTCATCATCTTTGACATGGGGATCTTCGGATTCTTCTTTGCAATCATTGGCctaaacatcacaaaaacatatattaaaagGAGATGCAGATGGACTGACTGATTTAATATTAGGGCTGCAAAATAAGTTGCAAAAATATCGATTTTGGAATATTGGCTGACATAATAATTGATATTGCaagaaaataacaacaacaaaccccATTTTACAGAAATGAACTGTTTTTTGAAAGTCTTTTGAAAGATTTTTGTAAAAAGATTTCAATCATGAACTTCCTTCCTTGGGCTGGTCTTGGAAGTTTTTAGTTTGAAACAGTTTGACTAGTAAATGAAGGCATGCaggcttgttttaatttgattgaaTTTATTGTATCAAAAAGTAGGGTACATTAAAATATTgccattatattattattgcaatatgaaatgtattattttattataatgatCAAATATTGCATCTTTTTCTCATAATGTACAGCCCTACTTTATGTGGctgattaaaattcaaaataggTAGAAATAAGTTAAGATGCTCTGTTAGATATTCAACTTGTGCAAAAGAGCATAGCACAAAAGCAGAATGTATGTACAAGCCTCAAGCTGTTTTACCACAAATGTAATATTATATGGAAGGATCATGGTACATAAGAACCTCTTTGTATCACAGTAAGAAGAGAGAATGTATACTGTGCAAAATACAGGTCAATGGAAGTGAGCAAAAGTTATTAATAATCTGTGTTTTACAAACATGTAACATTCACTGAAAAAGTAGATATTAGTTCACACTTTCAATCTGTCTGAGACTTGGTCAAATACAATATTTTCAATTGTAATAAAAGAATTTCAATAGAAATTAGAATGGTGAAAATTATGAAACTGCTAATAAAGTTGTATGACGCAATTGCTATATATGacagaaaaatcacatataCGTGTTTACTTTTAAATTGATGAGCCCTACTTTCAAACAATATGACAGAATTACCGCATGAACTGGCTGAAGGCTTTGTAATTGGTGAGTTCTCTGTAGTCCTCCTCTGTGAAGGTATGGTCAAcatcctccagaccccactctTTTGCCAGTTGGGCTGAGGTTTTCTGCTCAATGGGTTGCTTaaggacaaacaaaacatgaaacatgaataataatataataacagtCAACGGTCCTGCCACTTTGAAGTCCACTTTCATTCCAAAAGTCAAATTTCCATCAGTTTTTGCCATAgacttgaaaaatattcaaatattagCTGGTGGTAACTAGTATTcataacacatttgttttaagtccaaaaaaacatatttaaaaatcaagattctgcaaaatgttttaataactttgcagtttattaagtttcagaaacagactttaaataaaattataggacTTGTGGTTGTTACTTAGCACAGAGCTGATTAGCTCTGAGAAAGCTTTCAAACTATACATACTAATAGCAAAACATATACCTTTGTAGTCTCCTCTTGACTACTGTCCCGGTCTCCAtcatcttttttcttcttttttgttttcttttctttacgtTCTTTATgtttcttccttttctttttctccccGGATCCATAGTCACTGGCTATACTGTCCGAATTGTTCCCAAagtccctgtctctttctctgtctgagTCTCGTTCTATATCACTGTCCtagaaaaacacaataaaggCTCAATTCTTAATATAGTTCAATCTAAAATTAcacataaaatatccaaataaggAACACAAACAAACGTACAATCTTTTTTtcgcttttttgtttttactggtttgccatctttttctttcttcttgatgtctttctttttttttgggcGGCCTTTTTTCTTTGTGGGAATCTCTCTGTCTGATAAGTCACACTCATCACCTGAAAGGAAGAGGGCAGAGAGTTAAGGAAACAGCACTCTGCACTCTCAATAaaactctgacctttgaccttatcTTGTTGCAATGACACTTGTTAAATTAGATACAGTTTGTCGGATAAGTGCATCCAACAGTGCATGACATTTCAATAGACTTATGAggaaaatgttcaatgtttagaTCAAAAATATATACTCCTTTTTATAAGTAGCCTacacaaattattcaaattgttTTAAGAATATGACAAAGGTATCACTACCAGCATAGCCTACAGCTTAACTTTTTGCAGAATGTCTTTAAATTTATATATCTTCATGAAGATATGTCGAtgacactaccaggccaagttacaggtcagtgcTGTGGATAGATAATGTTCAGTGCTCAGTCACAGTGAGTAGTctatatgtatgtttttcagggtatttttgagcaataacaagCATgcaagatgtttaatgccatactgtggaacattccagggaaagttctccaccaaaaaagttacacctttaaagacatttaaataCCAGACTCCTCGATTTATCACTGCATTTCTAACACCAAATATTGAAAATAGTGAATGTCTGAATGAGCAAAGGAGCAGCTAACCACATTCCGTTGGTGCAATATCATAACCGCAGGGAAGGCAATTAAACTTGCAACCTGACCTGAGTAAAAAGGCTACATACACATGAGGTACGAAAGATACTAGTGCCGTCTCAGCTTCAGAGAAATGCAGCAAAGCAAAAAGCAGAACCCAAATACGGGCAGAAGCCCGCTGTTCGCTCAGCCGGTTCGTTACAAGCTGCATTTTGT
Proteins encoded:
- the chd3 gene encoding chromodomain-helicase-DNA-binding protein 3 isoform X1, giving the protein MSSPLRSCEEEEGMVVNSEGGDFDEEDDEGELDENTSDINSPAALRETATTATGAPGDECDLSDREIPTKKKGRPKKKKDIKKKEKDGKPVKTKKRKKDCTDIERDSDRERDRDFGNNSDSIASDYGSGEKKKRKKHKERKEKKTKKKKKDDGDRDSSQEETTKQPIEQKTSAQLAKEWGLEDVDHTFTEEDYRELTNYKAFSQFMRPMIAKKNPKIPMSKMMTILGAKWREFSSNNPFKGNAAAVAAAAAAAAIAVAEQVSAATASPEPPPQPPPIRKAKTKDGKGPGYKKRSKSPRVPDKKKALAKAKKMAPIRIKLSPIGAKTKRSCSSDDMEEDESEQEDSSVHSSSVRSDSSGRIKKNKRGRPAKKKKKTSKHKSTDLLPVLGDEEADGYETDHQDYCEVCQQGGEIILCDTCPRAYHLVCLEPELDKAPEGKWSCPHCEKEGIQWEAKDDDFEDFEEDSEDRVISEVSVGMVTGNEEEEDDHMEFCRVCKDGGELLCCDTCTSSYHIHCLNPPLPEIPNGEWLCPRCTCPPIKGRVQKILHWRWGEPPPSIPVPPAPDAPPDAPLPPPMKGRAEREFFVKLAGQSYWHCTWITELQLEIFHSVMYRNYQRKTDMDEPPSLDYGSGNEDENGVVKSEKRRAKDPQYAMLEDKYYKYGIKPEWMIIHRIINHSVDKKGMYHYLVKWRDLTYDQCTWERDDMDIPDFEIYKAAYWRHRDNIMKEDDPDKPRKMRNRTQNEDGDDSSIPSPVNDPTIKYEEQPDFVTSTGGTLHLYQLEGLNWLRFSWAQGTDTILADEMGLGKTIQTIVFLYSLFKEGHTKGPFLVSAPLSTIINWEREFEMWAPDFYVVTYTGDKDSRAIIRENEFSFDDNAVKGGKKTFKVRREAPIKFHVLLTSYELVTIDQTALKSIDWACLVVDEAHRLKNNQSKFFRRLNDYKIDHKLLLTGTPLQNNLEELFHLLNFLTPNRFNNLEGFLEEFADISKEDQIKKLHDLLGPHMLRRLKADVFKNMPAKTELIVRVELSPMQKKYYKLILTKNFEALNSKGGGNQVSLLNIMMDLKKCCNHPYLFPSASMEAQKTPNGAYEGSALVKASGKLMLLQKMLRKLKEQGHRVLVFSQMTKMLDLLEDFLDHEGYKYERIDGGITGALRQEAIDRFNAPGACQFCFLLSTRAGGLGINLATADTVVIFDSDWNPHNDIQAFSRAHRIGQANKVMIYRFVTRASVEERITQVAKRKMMLTHLVVRPGLGSKAGSMSKQELDDILKFGTEELFKDDGEGMKKPSADKAEDEGNVIHYDSAAIERLLDRSQDATDDTDVQNMNEYLSSFKVAQYMVREEDKIEEIEREIIKQEENVDPDYWEKLLRHHYEQQQEDLASKLGKGKRNRKPVNYNDAAQEDQEWHADISDNQSEYSVGSEEEDEDFDDRPEGRRQSRRQLRNDKDKPLPPLLARVGGNLEVLGFNTRQRKAFLNAVMRWGMPSQDAFSSQWLVRDLKGKTEKEFKAYVSLFMRHLCEPVADGAETFADGVPREGLCRQPVLTRIGVMSLVKKKIQEFEHINGRWSIPELKPEVTLDKSSSRASSPAMKTATPTPDASYNNTPCTSKPATPAPLDKSEKNGKDAEKEEEEKEDEAPDKQKEKDDGKEESNKSVEAEEPSPKDTPHTGSPSQKLEGKEEVGVKEFEKKDDTKAASNEEKNLQEESKDDTNSTAKQDVKDEKTDEENKRKEAKEEKEKEKPQETPLTEAADTKAKTEASDTKKEEVKSEKDAVKEVKASKDDVPKGNGKPPTERPRFMFNIADGGFTELHTLWQNEERAAISSGKMNEIWHRRHDFWLLAGIVVHGYARWQDIQNDPQFAIVNEPFKSQANKGNFLEMKNKFLARRFKLLEQALVIEEQLRRAAYLNMTQDPSHPAMALNARFAEVECLAESHQHLSKESLSGNKPANAVLHKVLNQLEELLSDMKADVTRLPATLSRVPPIAARLQMSERSILSRLASKGTETHAAPPIPPGPYATPQNYGAPFTPAPPSALHLGGANYSQMPPGSFISEAGGGSSGGVCPKTKEHGVGQRQRVVDLWKDGKSEGAIGLELRMPKSTVHSIIVKYRLSNTVENLPRNGRPKRP